A DNA window from Gammaproteobacteria bacterium contains the following coding sequences:
- the xerC gene encoding tyrosine recombinase XerC: MTSTDANEASQSSATDGLLPQVTRFLDYLRFEKQVSPHTLSNYRRDLKALGLFCAEQSITEWQALDSKQVRFFAATAFRQGLGASSIQRRLSACRSFFNYLLKEGEIQNNPATGVRAPKAPKRLPKTLDVDQMTRLLNMTGKGPTFLRDKAMLELLYSSGLRLAELAALDISDVDMAQGLLRVLGKGNKTRVVPVGAMALTAIQEWLTVRTDWVKDAANRALFVSNRGSRISHRSVQQRIKHWAKKQGLDSSLHPHQFRHSFASHMLESSSDLRAVQELLGHADISTTQIYTHLDFQHLASIYDKTHPRATKKTDESS, encoded by the coding sequence ATGACTAGCACTGACGCAAACGAAGCTTCTCAGTCCTCCGCGACAGATGGGTTATTACCGCAGGTCACCCGCTTTCTTGACTACCTGCGTTTTGAAAAACAGGTTTCTCCCCACACCTTGAGCAATTATCGTCGTGACCTTAAAGCATTGGGTCTATTCTGTGCCGAGCAGTCCATCACGGAATGGCAGGCTCTGGACAGTAAGCAAGTGCGATTTTTTGCCGCAACTGCATTCAGACAAGGTCTCGGAGCCAGCAGTATCCAAAGACGTTTGTCGGCATGTCGCAGTTTTTTCAATTATTTATTGAAAGAAGGCGAGATCCAGAATAACCCGGCCACCGGTGTGCGCGCACCCAAGGCGCCCAAACGCTTGCCCAAAACCCTCGACGTTGATCAAATGACCCGGCTTTTGAATATGACGGGCAAGGGCCCAACCTTTTTACGCGACAAAGCTATGCTCGAATTGTTATATTCCTCGGGTTTGCGTTTGGCCGAACTGGCCGCATTGGATATCAGTGATGTGGACATGGCGCAGGGCTTGTTGCGGGTGCTGGGTAAAGGCAACAAAACGCGCGTGGTACCGGTGGGCGCAATGGCCCTGACAGCAATACAAGAATGGTTAACAGTTCGTACCGACTGGGTCAAAGACGCCGCAAACCGGGCACTGTTTGTGAGTAACCGTGGCAGTCGCATCAGTCATCGCAGTGTGCAACAACGGATTAAACACTGGGCCAAGAAACAGGGGCTGGACAGCAGTTTGCATCCCCATCAATTCCGCCACTCCTTCGCCTCGCACATGCTGGAGTCGAGTAGTGATCTGCGGGCTGTGCAGGAATTGCTCGGACACGCCGACATCAGCACCACCCAGATCTACACGCACCTTGATTTTCAGCATCTTGCCTCCATTTACGATAAAACCCATCCACGGGCCACCAAAAAGACCGACGAATCGTCCTGA
- a CDS encoding ParA family protein — protein MRHILVINPKGGSGKSTVATNLAAHYAHKVDDVALVDFDSQASSLDWLERRSERYPEIVGLAGFEDGMRGVNRGTDIVIIDAPARTHKTELTDLVNRAETIVIPVQPSPIDMDATAKFLDELSHYKKIKEKKVKVGLVANRFRENTLVWDKLDEFLEKQKPPYIAAFREAQNYIRAYTRGLGINELPEYLAWPDQQQWEPLIEWLDSKRSQPK, from the coding sequence ATGCGACACATATTGGTCATCAACCCCAAAGGCGGCAGCGGTAAAAGCACCGTAGCGACCAATCTCGCGGCACATTACGCCCACAAGGTTGACGATGTTGCCCTGGTAGATTTTGACTCACAAGCTTCCAGCCTGGACTGGCTGGAACGTCGTTCCGAGCGTTACCCGGAAATTGTCGGTTTAGCCGGATTTGAAGATGGCATGCGTGGCGTGAATCGCGGCACCGATATTGTGATCATCGACGCTCCGGCGCGTACCCACAAAACCGAACTGACCGATCTGGTCAATCGTGCCGAAACCATCGTGATCCCGGTGCAACCGTCACCGATCGATATGGATGCCACGGCAAAATTCCTGGATGAGTTGAGTCACTACAAAAAGATCAAAGAGAAAAAAGTTAAAGTTGGTCTGGTTGCCAACCGTTTCCGTGAGAATACTCTGGTGTGGGACAAACTGGACGAGTTTCTGGAAAAACAAAAACCACCTTACATCGCCGCATTTCGTGAAGCACAAAATTATATCCGTGCCTACACGCGTGGCCTGGGCATCAATGAACTTCCCGAGTATCTGGCCTGGCCAGACCAACAACAATGGGAACCTTTGATCGAATGGTTAGACAGCAAGCGAAGCCAACCAAAATAA
- a CDS encoding DUF484 family protein, with protein sequence MSSEISSKESVNKDNVSKLDLPATLSMEQRMEEAAIAAYLREHPDFFTRNNDLLNELRLPHPDGTHSVSLVERQLVALRDKNYRLEHRLADFIEIGRENDQLIDKIHRLALRLVKARHLPGIFTVVETALRDDFGVDMYSLQIFQDITADKVTMFPGNFVHSIKRENAEFSTLFQSMLESGQPKCARLSKAQNKFLFTEKQQQEIGSAALVPLGDKGEVGLLALGSRDINHFNPSSSTDFLARMGELVSHVIATS encoded by the coding sequence ATGAGTTCTGAAATCAGCAGTAAAGAAAGCGTCAACAAGGACAACGTCAGTAAGCTTGATCTGCCCGCAACTTTAAGTATGGAACAGCGCATGGAAGAGGCTGCAATTGCCGCGTACTTGCGCGAACATCCGGATTTTTTCACCCGCAATAATGACCTGTTGAACGAGTTGCGTTTGCCACATCCCGACGGCACACACTCGGTGTCGCTGGTTGAACGCCAACTGGTTGCCTTGCGAGATAAAAACTATCGTCTCGAACACCGCCTGGCCGACTTTATCGAGATCGGCCGGGAAAATGACCAATTGATCGACAAGATCCACCGTCTGGCATTGCGTTTGGTTAAAGCCCGCCATTTACCCGGGATCTTCACCGTGGTCGAAACCGCCTTGCGCGATGATTTTGGTGTGGACATGTATAGCCTGCAGATCTTCCAGGATATTACCGCCGATAAAGTCACCATGTTCCCGGGCAATTTCGTGCACAGCATCAAGCGCGAGAATGCCGAATTCTCCACCTTGTTCCAGAGCATGTTGGAATCGGGTCAGCCCAAGTGCGCGCGCTTGAGCAAGGCTCAAAACAAATTCCTGTTTACTGAAAAACAGCAACAAGAGATTGGTTCGGCGGCCCTGGTGCCTTTGGGCGACAAAGGTGAAGTAGGCTTATTGGCTCTTGGATCGCGTGATATCAATCATTTCAATCCCTCATCGAGTACCGATTTTCTTGCGCGCATGGGTGAATTGGTCAGTCACGTTATCGCAACCTCCTAA
- a CDS encoding DMT family transporter: MSKPTSFRANLLMLIAAAIWGFAFVAQKKGMDFIGPFTFNAARFGLGTIVLIPVLWFFYSRRKSSNELNASHAAIQNIHTSLLPSIVLGFLLYCGIGFQQTGMIYTTAGKAGFITGLYVLFVPLLGLFVAKKVNLPTWLGVGLALFGMYLLSIKPDAENFWSLEYGDVLILCSAVFWSLHVLVADRFVQYNDALTLSFLQFGFCAIFSLITAIGFESIDLSLIAKAWVPIAYTGLLATALAFTLQMLAQKEAHPTHVAIIISMEGVFAVIGGYLLLSEVMTARMLVGCGLILGAMLLAQIPIAKKLEKKSDQDMLA, translated from the coding sequence ATGTCAAAACCCACCAGCTTTCGTGCCAACCTTTTAATGCTGATTGCTGCTGCGATCTGGGGCTTTGCATTCGTGGCCCAGAAAAAAGGTATGGATTTCATCGGGCCGTTTACCTTCAATGCTGCGCGCTTTGGTCTTGGAACCATCGTCTTGATTCCAGTGCTGTGGTTTTTCTATTCGCGGCGCAAGTCGTCAAATGAGCTTAACGCGTCGCATGCGGCTATACAAAATATTCACACTTCTTTATTGCCGTCCATAGTGCTGGGTTTTTTATTGTATTGCGGCATAGGCTTTCAGCAAACCGGCATGATCTACACCACCGCGGGTAAAGCAGGTTTCATTACCGGCTTATATGTGTTGTTTGTTCCATTGCTGGGATTGTTTGTCGCCAAAAAAGTGAATCTGCCCACCTGGCTTGGCGTAGGGCTTGCACTGTTTGGTATGTATTTGCTCAGCATCAAACCGGACGCAGAAAATTTTTGGTCTCTGGAATATGGCGATGTTCTGATCCTGTGCAGTGCGGTGTTCTGGTCATTACATGTTTTGGTCGCTGATCGATTTGTGCAATACAACGACGCCCTGACTCTGTCTTTTTTGCAATTCGGGTTTTGTGCAATCTTCAGTTTGATCACGGCAATCGGATTCGAATCAATCGATCTGTCACTAATTGCCAAAGCCTGGGTTCCAATAGCCTACACCGGCTTGTTGGCAACAGCCCTGGCATTCACTTTACAAATGCTGGCCCAAAAAGAAGCGCACCCGACCCACGTGGCAATAATTATCAGTATGGAAGGCGTGTTTGCAGTAATTGGCGGTTATTTGCTGCTGTCCGAAGTAATGACGGCAAGAATGTTAGTCGGCTGTGGATTGATCCTGGGCGCGATGTTGCTGGCACAAATCCCAATCGCGAAAAAGCTTGAAAAGAAATCAGATCAAGACATGCTCGCCTGA
- a CDS encoding S9 family peptidase, with translation MAKVKTLASNLLSEADLQALEDSDPYLWLEDVDGEKALNWVKARNKESLDYLEAIPGFKELNKKNLEVYDSDERIAYPSIRGDYVYNFWKDDEHIRGIYRRTTLAEYLKSDDPDWKTVLDIDALAESENKNWVYKGSSCLYPEYTRCILNLSIGGSDAVVRREYDLNTQSFVENGFVTKESKGAIAWLDKDTVMVGVDFGPESMTDSGYPKLSKLWKRGTPLTDAKTLFTGQQEDVGIWGYVINVPEGSYPFIRRSSTFYTGETHYYHNDKTTKLDLPKDADFNGIFKEQMLVELKSDWEVGGQVLKQGSLVSIGFENFLAGKRNFTVLYEPSERTSVAGFSTTRDHLLLSVLNNVRSELYKYEYAHGSWTNSKVDTPDLGNLSVVATNDTANDYFYTYTGFLNPNTLYYVDNNGKQRKVRSLPDFFDAGKYQVQQFEVTSKDGTKVPYFMVARKDLELNGKNPTVMYGYGGFEVSLRPSYSATIGIDWLDQGGTYVLTNIRGGGEFGPKWHHAALKEKRPRAYEDFIAIAEDLIDRKITSPQHLGIRGGSNGGLLVGAIYTMRPDLFNAVVCAVPLLDMKRYNKLLAGASWMAEYGDPDIPEQWDYIKNYSPYHNLEKNREYPKVFFYTSTKDDRVHPGHARKMVALMEEYGHPNYYYENIEGGHAGSTNNEQAAYISALTYSYFKDQLMPDSQKQAAK, from the coding sequence ATGGCTAAAGTTAAAACTCTTGCCAGTAATTTATTGTCTGAAGCAGATTTGCAAGCTCTGGAAGATTCCGATCCTTATTTATGGCTTGAAGACGTAGATGGCGAAAAAGCTCTGAATTGGGTCAAAGCACGTAATAAGGAATCGCTCGATTATTTAGAAGCCATTCCGGGCTTCAAGGAACTGAATAAAAAGAATCTCGAAGTTTATGATTCGGATGAACGCATTGCCTATCCGAGTATTCGGGGAGACTATGTGTATAACTTCTGGAAAGACGACGAACACATACGCGGTATATATCGTCGTACAACTTTGGCCGAATATTTAAAGTCGGATGATCCGGATTGGAAAACCGTGCTCGACATTGATGCACTGGCCGAGAGTGAAAACAAGAACTGGGTTTATAAGGGCAGTAGTTGTCTGTACCCCGAATACACCAGGTGTATTCTGAATCTCTCCATCGGGGGAAGTGATGCGGTAGTCAGACGGGAATACGATCTCAATACTCAAAGTTTTGTGGAAAACGGATTCGTCACCAAGGAATCCAAAGGCGCCATTGCGTGGCTGGATAAGGATACGGTCATGGTCGGTGTAGATTTCGGACCCGAGTCGATGACCGACTCCGGTTACCCGAAATTAAGCAAACTGTGGAAACGCGGAACGCCTCTCACTGACGCCAAGACCCTGTTCACCGGGCAACAGGAAGATGTGGGCATCTGGGGCTATGTGATCAATGTTCCCGAGGGCTCTTACCCTTTCATAAGACGCTCAAGCACTTTCTACACCGGCGAAACCCACTATTACCACAATGACAAGACCACCAAGCTCGACTTGCCGAAAGACGCCGACTTTAACGGAATCTTCAAAGAGCAAATGCTGGTTGAATTAAAAAGTGACTGGGAAGTCGGCGGACAAGTCCTGAAGCAGGGCTCACTGGTCAGTATCGGGTTTGAGAATTTCCTGGCCGGGAAACGCAATTTCACCGTGCTGTATGAACCGAGCGAGCGTACCAGTGTTGCCGGATTCAGTACCACCAGGGATCACTTGCTGCTTTCAGTTTTGAATAATGTGCGCAGCGAGCTGTACAAGTATGAATACGCGCATGGCTCCTGGACAAACAGCAAAGTTGACACTCCCGATCTTGGCAACTTGTCGGTGGTTGCAACAAACGATACGGCGAACGATTATTTTTACACTTACACCGGGTTTTTAAATCCCAATACCTTGTATTACGTCGACAATAATGGCAAACAACGAAAAGTTCGCTCACTGCCAGATTTCTTTGACGCTGGCAAATATCAGGTTCAACAGTTTGAAGTCACTTCAAAAGACGGCACCAAAGTGCCCTATTTCATGGTTGCGCGTAAAGACCTTGAATTGAATGGCAAGAACCCCACGGTCATGTATGGCTACGGCGGTTTTGAAGTGTCATTAAGACCTTCCTACTCGGCCACCATCGGTATCGACTGGCTCGATCAGGGTGGTACCTATGTATTAACCAATATTCGGGGTGGTGGTGAATTCGGCCCCAAATGGCATCACGCAGCACTTAAGGAAAAACGTCCGCGTGCTTATGAGGATTTCATTGCCATAGCAGAAGATCTGATAGATCGCAAAATAACTTCACCGCAGCACCTCGGAATTCGCGGTGGCAGTAACGGCGGCTTATTGGTCGGCGCCATTTACACCATGCGCCCGGATCTGTTCAATGCGGTGGTCTGCGCTGTGCCTTTACTGGATATGAAACGCTACAACAAACTCCTGGCCGGTGCGAGCTGGATGGCCGAATACGGTGACCCGGATATTCCGGAACAATGGGATTACATTAAGAATTATTCGCCCTACCACAATCTTGAAAAAAACCGGGAATACCCAAAAGTCTTTTTCTATACATCAACCAAAGATGACCGTGTGCATCCCGGACATGCCCGCAAAATGGTTGCCCTGATGGAAGAATACGGACATCCCAACTATTACTACGAGAATATCGAAGGTGGGCACGCGGGTTCAACCAATAATGAACAAGCCGCCTATATTTCAGCGCTCACCTACAGCTATTTCAAAGACCAATTGATGCCGGATTCTCAGAAACAAGCTGCAAAGTAG
- the hslU gene encoding HslU--HslV peptidase ATPase subunit, with product MSMTPREIVQELDNHIIGQDAAKRAVAIALRNRWRRAQVEEPLRSEITPKNILMIGPTGVGKTEIARRLAKLAKAPFVKVEATKFTEVGYVGREVDSIIRDLVDMAVNQTRESVIEKLRPRAEDAAEDRILDALLPPARFGDDVEQEKETDTRQKFRKMMREGKLDDKEIEVDTKAASVGIEIMAPPGMEEMTGQLQSMFQNLGGDKKKRRRLKVKDALKILIDEEAAKLIDEEELKQEALNAVENHGIVFVDEFDKIAKLSDASGAGVSREGVQRDLLPLVEGSTVNTKYGMIKTDHILFIASGAFHVAKPSDLIPELQGRFPIRVELEALTVDDFVKILTETDASLTTQYKALLATEELDVNFSQAGIQRLAEVAFKANEKMENIGARRLHTVMERLLEQLSFDASDKHENAVEIDAAYVDKQLEALVEDEDLSRYIL from the coding sequence ATGTCCATGACCCCGCGCGAGATTGTGCAAGAACTGGATAATCATATTATTGGTCAAGACGCCGCCAAACGGGCGGTGGCCATCGCATTACGCAATCGCTGGCGACGCGCCCAGGTTGAAGAGCCTTTGCGCAGCGAGATCACGCCCAAGAACATTTTGATGATCGGGCCTACCGGCGTAGGTAAAACCGAGATCGCCCGACGTCTGGCCAAACTCGCCAAAGCGCCGTTTGTAAAAGTCGAAGCCACCAAATTCACTGAAGTGGGTTATGTAGGACGCGAAGTGGATTCGATTATTCGTGACCTGGTCGACATGGCCGTGAACCAGACACGCGAAAGCGTCATTGAAAAATTACGTCCGCGCGCCGAAGACGCGGCCGAGGATCGCATCCTGGATGCCTTGCTGCCACCGGCACGCTTTGGCGATGATGTCGAACAGGAAAAAGAAACCGATACGCGACAAAAATTTCGCAAAATGATGCGTGAAGGCAAGCTCGACGACAAGGAAATTGAAGTCGATACCAAAGCGGCATCCGTGGGCATTGAAATAATGGCACCTCCCGGAATGGAGGAAATGACGGGACAATTACAATCAATGTTTCAAAACCTCGGTGGCGACAAGAAAAAACGTCGGCGCTTGAAAGTCAAAGATGCTTTAAAAATATTGATCGATGAAGAAGCCGCCAAACTTATTGATGAAGAAGAACTCAAACAGGAAGCTCTGAACGCGGTCGAGAACCACGGCATTGTGTTTGTGGATGAGTTCGACAAGATCGCCAAACTCAGCGATGCTTCAGGCGCGGGTGTCTCGCGTGAAGGTGTGCAACGCGACCTTTTGCCATTGGTGGAAGGCAGTACCGTGAATACCAAATATGGCATGATCAAAACCGATCATATTCTGTTTATCGCATCGGGAGCCTTTCATGTTGCCAAGCCATCTGACCTGATACCGGAACTGCAAGGTCGTTTTCCGATCCGGGTTGAGCTGGAAGCCTTGACCGTTGATGATTTTGTCAAGATCCTGACCGAGACCGATGCCTCCTTAACCACGCAATACAAGGCCTTACTCGCTACGGAAGAACTGGATGTGAATTTCTCGCAAGCCGGCATCCAACGCCTGGCTGAAGTGGCATTCAAAGCCAATGAGAAAATGGAGAATATCGGAGCACGTCGCTTACACACCGTGATGGAGCGATTACTGGAGCAATTGTCCTTCGATGCGTCGGACAAACACGAGAATGCAGTCGAGATTGATGCCGCCTACGTGGATAAGCAACTTGAAGCCCTGGTCGAGGATGAAGACCTAAGTCGCTATATTTTGTAA
- the dapF gene encoding diaminopimelate epimerase yields the protein MNTIKFTKMHGLGNDVIVLDRRDQDVELSPEFIAHLCDRRKGVGCDQLMLIETSDDPVCHARYRIYNPDAKEVEQCGNGARCVARYLFDKDELPAEFRLQAMRSDVDAICHADGSVSVALGVPSFEPASLPLKSAQQLSEYHMQAAGRELSFGAVSIGNPHAVLSVPSVADTDVAGLGTAIQGSSMFPQSTNVEFVEFLARDHLRLRVYERGAGETLACGSGACATVAVGRHWGWLDDEVRVDMPGGQAIVNWAGDGQKIWLRGDAVRVFNGSIQVS from the coding sequence ATGAACACCATAAAATTCACCAAAATGCACGGTTTGGGAAACGATGTGATCGTTCTGGATCGTCGTGATCAAGATGTCGAGCTGAGTCCTGAATTTATTGCCCATTTATGTGATCGTCGCAAAGGCGTGGGTTGTGACCAGCTCATGCTGATCGAAACCAGCGATGATCCCGTATGTCATGCGCGCTACCGGATTTACAACCCCGATGCCAAGGAAGTCGAGCAATGTGGCAATGGCGCTCGCTGCGTGGCCCGATACTTGTTTGATAAAGATGAATTGCCAGCCGAGTTCCGATTACAGGCCATGCGCAGTGATGTGGACGCGATCTGTCATGCCGATGGTTCGGTTAGTGTTGCACTGGGGGTGCCCTCGTTTGAACCTGCGAGCCTGCCCTTAAAGTCCGCTCAACAATTGTCTGAATATCACATGCAAGCGGCTGGTCGGGAATTGAGTTTTGGCGCCGTTTCAATAGGGAATCCTCACGCAGTGTTGTCGGTGCCAAGTGTTGCGGACACCGATGTGGCGGGTTTAGGCACAGCTATTCAGGGAAGCAGTATGTTCCCGCAAAGCACCAATGTGGAATTTGTCGAGTTTCTGGCACGTGACCACTTGCGCCTGCGTGTGTATGAACGCGGCGCTGGAGAAACCCTGGCCTGTGGCAGTGGTGCCTGTGCCACGGTTGCGGTGGGCCGTCATTGGGGCTGGTTGGACGACGAGGTCAGGGTCGATATGCCCGGTGGGCAGGCCATCGTAAATTGGGCAGGCGACGGGCAAAAGATCTGGTTGCGCGGTGATGCCGTTCGCGTGTTTAATGGCAGCATTCAGGTGTCTTGA
- a CDS encoding DUF971 domain-containing protein, producing MTQPIPTEIKMRQESRLLEVRFDDGQTFSLSWEYLRVFSPSAEVRGHSPTQAVLQVDKGDIRIVRIEPVGQYALRLEFDDGHNTGLYSWSYLYELGVKYPQNWQEYLDKLKAAGHSHPDMPSPD from the coding sequence ATGACCCAACCCATCCCAACCGAAATTAAAATGCGCCAGGAATCCCGCTTGCTGGAGGTCCGTTTTGATGACGGGCAAACATTTAGCTTAAGCTGGGAATACTTACGCGTGTTCTCGCCCTCGGCGGAAGTGCGCGGACACAGCCCGACCCAGGCGGTATTGCAAGTGGATAAAGGCGACATTCGCATTGTGCGTATCGAACCGGTTGGCCAATACGCATTACGACTGGAATTTGATGATGGGCATAATACGGGTTTGTATTCCTGGTCATATTTGTACGAACTTGGCGTAAAATACCCGCAGAACTGGCAAGAATATCTGGATAAATTGAAAGCCGCAGGTCATTCCCATCCCGACATGCCTTCGCCAGATTAA
- a CDS encoding 2Fe-2S iron-sulfur cluster binding domain-containing protein → MTSQKTHSITLQPGGDSFNVQEHESILDAAIRQGHNLPHSCRGGSCHSCKARVTFGDFHYPNGTPWSLSEEDLVARQCLICLAHADSDMQIIAKAVETPAEIQIKRLPCRIEKKILLCHDVMALHLRLPRVEPFQFLAGQYIDILLPDGRRRSFSIANPPHDAGLLEIHVRRVPDGSFTSQVFDALPERSLLRIEGPIGNFFVRKNQRRPIIMLGGGTGIAPLLGMLRDLLENQDDHGVHLFWGARQTRDLYLHDHLLEMASDYEQLMYSPVLSEAESGENWKGRSGWVHEAVLEDYPNMSPFDVYMAGPPPMVEAAKLAFTDAGLAHEQLFYDSFEFGADVIQASMS, encoded by the coding sequence ATGACGTCTCAAAAAACCCACTCCATTACCCTGCAACCCGGTGGTGACAGTTTTAATGTGCAAGAGCACGAGAGCATTCTGGATGCGGCTATTCGTCAGGGTCACAACTTGCCACACAGTTGCCGGGGCGGCAGTTGTCACAGTTGCAAAGCTCGCGTTACGTTTGGCGATTTTCATTATCCCAACGGCACACCCTGGAGTCTCAGCGAAGAGGACCTTGTAGCGCGACAATGTTTGATCTGTCTGGCACATGCCGACAGTGATATGCAAATTATTGCCAAGGCAGTGGAAACCCCGGCCGAGATCCAGATCAAACGCCTGCCCTGTCGCATCGAGAAAAAAATATTGCTCTGTCATGACGTCATGGCATTGCATTTACGGCTGCCCAGAGTTGAGCCCTTCCAGTTTCTGGCAGGGCAATATATCGACATCTTGTTACCCGATGGTCGGCGACGCAGTTTTTCCATTGCCAATCCACCGCACGATGCCGGGTTGCTGGAAATCCACGTACGACGGGTTCCCGACGGTTCCTTTACTTCACAAGTCTTTGACGCTCTCCCGGAACGCTCCTTACTCAGGATTGAAGGACCCATTGGTAACTTTTTTGTACGCAAGAACCAACGCCGCCCGATCATTATGCTGGGCGGAGGAACCGGTATCGCACCACTCCTTGGAATGTTGCGTGACCTCCTGGAAAACCAGGATGATCATGGTGTGCATTTGTTCTGGGGAGCGCGCCAAACTCGTGATCTGTATTTGCACGATCACCTGCTGGAGATGGCTTCTGACTACGAGCAATTAATGTATAGCCCGGTGCTCTCTGAAGCAGAATCGGGAGAGAACTGGAAAGGACGTAGCGGCTGGGTGCATGAGGCGGTGTTGGAAGATTATCCGAATATGTCGCCGTTTGATGTTTACATGGCAGGCCCTCCACCGATGGTAGAGGCGGCAAAGCTGGCGTTCACCGATGCCGGGTTAGCGCATGAGCAATTGTTTTACGACTCCTTTGAGTTCGGCGCGGATGTTATTCAGGCGAGCATGTCTTGA
- the ubiE gene encoding bifunctional demethylmenaquinone methyltransferase/2-methoxy-6-polyprenyl-1,4-benzoquinol methylase UbiE, whose protein sequence is MSKSEKNTTHFGYQEVPVDEKQDKVKGVFDSVAKNYDIMNDLMSLGVHRLWKKFTLEQTGLREGMQALDVAGGTGDIAIGLAKQVGPSGHVILTDINENMLEVGRDRLIDAGIGGNVSFQTANAEDLPFDDNSFDCVSIAFGLRNVTDKDKALRSMHRVLKPGGRLLVLEFSKPVAPGLGPVYDTYSFKILPLLGKLVARDSESYQYLAESIRMHPDQETLKQMLTDAGFARVRYQNLTGGIVALHRGYKI, encoded by the coding sequence ATGAGCAAATCTGAAAAAAATACCACCCATTTCGGGTATCAGGAAGTACCGGTCGACGAAAAACAAGACAAGGTCAAAGGTGTTTTTGATTCGGTCGCCAAAAATTACGACATCATGAACGACCTGATGTCTTTGGGTGTGCATCGGCTGTGGAAAAAATTCACTTTAGAACAAACCGGATTACGTGAAGGCATGCAAGCCCTGGATGTTGCCGGTGGTACGGGTGACATCGCGATCGGTTTGGCCAAACAGGTAGGGCCAAGCGGTCATGTCATCCTGACCGATATTAACGAGAATATGCTGGAAGTCGGACGCGATCGTTTGATCGATGCCGGTATTGGCGGCAATGTGTCGTTTCAAACCGCGAATGCCGAAGACTTACCGTTTGATGACAACAGTTTTGATTGTGTGAGCATCGCCTTTGGCTTACGCAATGTAACGGACAAAGACAAAGCCCTGCGCTCCATGCACCGTGTATTGAAACCGGGCGGGCGCTTGTTGGTGTTGGAGTTTTCCAAGCCAGTCGCTCCGGGACTGGGGCCAGTCTATGACACCTATTCGTTCAAGATCTTACCCTTACTGGGAAAACTGGTGGCCAGGGATTCTGAAAGTTACCAATATCTGGCCGAATCGATCCGTATGCACCCGGATCAGGAAACACTCAAACAAATGCTCACGGATGCGGGTTTTGCCAGAGTCCGTTACCAAAACCTGACTGGCGGTATTGTGGCATTGCACAGAGGGTACAAGATCTAA
- the hslV gene encoding ATP-dependent protease subunit HslV — protein MTTIVSVRKNGKVAIGGDGQVTLGNTVMKGNAKKVRRLHGGKVLAGFAGGTADAFTMFERFETKMKEHNRLMKAAVEMAKDWRSDKYLRRLEALLVVADAESSFIISGNGDVIEPVDDLMAIGSGGSFAQAAARALLDNTELDASEIVAKSLQIAADICIYTNPVMTIEELESNKA, from the coding sequence ATGACAACGATCGTTTCAGTCCGTAAGAACGGAAAAGTCGCCATTGGCGGCGATGGCCAGGTCACCCTGGGCAATACTGTCATGAAGGGCAATGCGAAAAAGGTTCGCCGTTTACACGGTGGCAAGGTATTGGCCGGGTTTGCCGGCGGTACCGCAGACGCCTTCACCATGTTTGAGCGCTTCGAGACCAAAATGAAAGAGCACAACCGCTTGATGAAGGCCGCCGTGGAAATGGCCAAGGACTGGCGTTCTGACAAGTATTTGCGCCGTCTTGAGGCCTTGCTGGTGGTGGCCGATGCCGAATCCTCATTTATTATCTCTGGCAACGGGGATGTTATAGAGCCGGTGGATGATCTTATGGCGATTGGCTCAGGTGGCTCATTTGCACAAGCCGCTGCGCGTGCGCTTCTCGATAATACTGAGTTAGATGCCAGCGAGATAGTGGCAAAATCGCTGCAGATCGCAGCAGATATCTGCATTTATACCAATCCGGTAATGACCATCGAAGAATTGGAGAGCAATAAGGCCTAA